In a single window of the Parafrankia discariae genome:
- a CDS encoding acyltransferase family protein yields the protein MPVLPSLTGIRAPAALLVFLFHAQWENHYIGGDTGDTISDIIDRGGTWGLGLFFALSGFVLAWTASANDTVVGFWRRRVVKVFPNHLVTYALALVIVLSSSQSVPLDHWLPNLFLVQTWVPDVARVVSLNGVSWSLSAELFFYLSFPFLLAAINRIRDERLWLSTGVVAALIIGATFFSYYVISDQPRLIGFGGDDYSYNQIWFIWFFPPVRGLEFVLGVLLAKLVLAGRWRPIGLPAAVGFSVAGYLVSTFAVPYLFGVSGVATLWTAPLLAELALADVEKKRSWVRHPVLVWFGNLSFAFYMIHWLVIGRATHWAKPDPSRSVVDGLGLILLTFVVSLFLAWVLHNYVEMPAVRRFSGARPRSVAIRAYPHVTVPAPSIPAPGTAVPNAPVPNGTAPGAPVESTGIA from the coding sequence GTGCCTGTACTGCCCTCACTGACCGGCATCCGGGCTCCGGCCGCGCTGCTGGTCTTCCTCTTCCACGCCCAGTGGGAGAACCATTACATCGGCGGCGACACCGGTGACACCATCTCCGACATCATCGACCGCGGCGGAACATGGGGGCTGGGCCTCTTCTTCGCGCTGAGCGGCTTCGTCCTCGCCTGGACGGCGAGCGCGAACGACACCGTGGTGGGCTTCTGGCGCCGGCGCGTCGTCAAGGTCTTCCCGAACCACCTGGTGACCTACGCCCTGGCCCTGGTCATCGTGCTCTCCAGCTCGCAGTCCGTCCCGCTGGACCACTGGCTGCCCAACCTGTTCCTGGTCCAGACCTGGGTACCGGACGTCGCCCGGGTGGTGTCGCTGAACGGCGTCTCCTGGTCGCTGTCCGCCGAGCTCTTCTTCTACCTCTCGTTCCCGTTCCTGCTGGCGGCCATCAACCGGATCCGGGACGAGCGGCTCTGGCTCAGCACCGGCGTCGTGGCCGCGCTGATCATCGGGGCGACCTTCTTCTCGTACTACGTGATCTCCGATCAGCCGCGGCTGATCGGGTTCGGCGGCGACGACTACTCCTACAACCAGATCTGGTTCATCTGGTTCTTCCCGCCGGTCCGGGGACTGGAGTTCGTCCTCGGCGTGCTGCTCGCGAAGCTCGTGCTCGCCGGCCGCTGGCGCCCGATCGGCCTGCCGGCCGCGGTGGGGTTCTCCGTCGCGGGCTACCTCGTGTCGACGTTCGCGGTGCCCTACCTGTTCGGGGTCAGCGGGGTCGCGACCCTGTGGACCGCCCCGCTGCTCGCCGAGCTCGCCCTGGCCGACGTCGAGAAGAAGCGCTCGTGGGTACGTCACCCGGTGCTGGTCTGGTTCGGTAATCTCTCCTTCGCCTTCTACATGATCCACTGGCTGGTCATCGGCCGGGCGACCCACTGGGCCAAGCCCGACCCCTCCCGGTCGGTCGTGGACGGCCTCGGGCTGATCCTGCTGACGTTCGTGGTCTCGCTGTTCCTGGCCTGGGTACTGCACAACTACGTCGAGATGCCCGCGGTCCGGCGCTTCAGCGGCGCCCGCCCGCGGTCCGTGGCGATACGGGCGTACCCGCACGTCACGGTGCCCGCACCGAGCATCCCGGCGCCCGGCACGGCGGTCCCGAACGCACCGGTCCCGAACGGCACGGCTCCGGGTGCCCCGGTGGAGTCGACCGGCATCGCCTGA
- a CDS encoding ABC transporter ATP-binding protein has translation MTEPDVLLRVRDLMVEYRAPGRGTVRAVSGVSFDVRRGETLGLVGESGCGKSSTARAVLMLRRPSAGQVEFDGQELTGLSARRLRQVRPHLQMIFQDPASSLSPRRTVGEIVAEGLAVHRVPRPWDRLVEEALSSVGLDPAAVARRRPAELSGGQCQRVALARALVLSPSLLVCDEPVSALDVSVQAQILNLLEDTRAERRLSLLFIAHDLAVVRQVSDRVGVMYLGRICELAPADDLYARPRHPYTRMLLAAVPSLDGPVEETDGPEPGELPSPLRPPSGCRFRTRCPRAQSRCAAERPALRPVTPDHQVACHYPD, from the coding sequence GTGACCGAACCGGACGTCCTGCTGCGGGTCCGTGACCTCATGGTGGAGTACCGCGCGCCGGGCCGGGGAACCGTGCGGGCCGTGAGCGGGGTCAGCTTCGACGTGCGGCGCGGGGAGACCCTCGGGCTCGTCGGGGAGTCCGGCTGCGGCAAGTCGTCGACCGCGCGGGCCGTGCTGATGCTGCGCCGCCCGAGCGCCGGGCAGGTCGAGTTCGACGGGCAGGAGCTGACCGGGCTGTCGGCCCGGCGACTGCGCCAGGTCCGCCCGCACCTACAGATGATCTTCCAGGACCCGGCGTCCTCGCTGAGCCCCCGCCGCACCGTCGGCGAGATCGTCGCCGAGGGCCTGGCGGTCCACCGGGTCCCGCGCCCCTGGGACCGGCTGGTCGAGGAGGCCCTGTCCTCCGTCGGCCTCGACCCGGCGGCCGTCGCCCGGCGCCGGCCCGCCGAGCTGTCCGGCGGCCAGTGCCAACGGGTCGCGCTCGCGCGCGCCCTCGTGCTCTCCCCCTCGCTGCTCGTCTGCGACGAGCCGGTGTCGGCGCTCGACGTCTCGGTGCAGGCCCAGATCCTCAACCTGCTGGAGGACACCCGGGCCGAGCGCCGGCTCAGCCTGCTGTTCATCGCGCACGACCTCGCGGTGGTCAGGCAGGTCAGCGACCGGGTCGGGGTCATGTACCTGGGCCGGATCTGCGAGCTGGCCCCGGCCGACGACCTCTACGCCCGGCCCCGGCACCCCTACACCCGCATGCTGCTCGCGGCCGTCCCCTCGCTCGACGGCCCGGTGGAGGAGACCGACGGGCCGGAGCCCGGCGAGCTCCCCTCCCCGCTGCGACCGCCGAGCGGCTGCCGGTTCCGCACCCGCTGCCCGCGGGCCCAGTCCCGGTGCGCGGCGGAGCGACCCGCCCTGCGCCCGGTCACCCCCGATCACCAGGTCGCCTGCCACTACCCGGACTGA
- a CDS encoding ABC transporter ATP-binding protein, translated as MTLLTARDVTTTLPTPAGRLRAVDGVSFTLAPGEALGIVGESGSGKSMLARTLMGLAPPSAHTTGSVSFAGRDLLTAGPAELREVLGSGIAMVFQDSATSLNPVTRIGRQLTETLRLRRGLDRRRAREQAVDLLRRVGIPDPARRARSYPHELSGGMRQRACIALAIACGPRVLLADEPTTALDVTVQRQILDLLAGLRRGAGMGLVLITHDLALVAGRTERLLVMYAGRVVETGPTRAVIRGPRHPYTAALLASIPRLDRPGHSRLATIPGRPAAAVDPRPGCRFAPRCPRAQARCRREDPDLGSAGPDPGSADPGGHRAVACFHPLDPLDSPPPGPDIPQESS; from the coding sequence ATGACACTGCTGACCGCCCGGGACGTCACCACCACGCTGCCGACGCCGGCCGGCCGGCTGCGCGCCGTCGACGGGGTCTCCTTCACCCTCGCCCCCGGGGAGGCCCTCGGGATCGTGGGCGAGTCCGGCTCGGGCAAGTCGATGCTGGCCCGCACGCTGATGGGCCTGGCCCCGCCGAGCGCCCACACGACCGGCTCGGTGTCCTTCGCCGGCCGTGACCTGCTCACCGCCGGTCCCGCGGAGCTGCGGGAGGTGCTCGGCTCCGGCATCGCGATGGTGTTCCAGGACTCGGCGACGTCCCTGAACCCGGTGACCCGGATCGGGCGGCAACTCACCGAGACGCTGCGGCTGCGCCGCGGGCTGGACCGCCGCCGGGCCCGTGAGCAGGCCGTCGACCTGCTCCGCCGGGTCGGCATACCCGACCCGGCCCGGCGGGCCCGCAGCTACCCGCACGAGCTGTCCGGCGGGATGCGCCAGCGGGCCTGCATCGCGCTCGCCATCGCCTGCGGACCGCGGGTGCTGCTCGCCGACGAGCCGACCACCGCCCTGGACGTCACCGTCCAGCGCCAGATCCTCGACCTGCTCGCCGGCCTGCGGCGCGGCGCGGGCATGGGACTGGTCCTCATCACCCACGACCTCGCGCTGGTCGCCGGCCGGACCGAACGGCTCCTGGTCATGTACGCCGGACGGGTCGTGGAGACCGGGCCGACCCGGGCGGTCATCCGCGGCCCGCGCCACCCGTACACCGCCGCGCTGCTCGCCTCGATCCCCCGCCTGGACCGGCCGGGCCACAGCCGGCTGGCCACGATCCCCGGCCGGCCCGCCGCGGCCGTGGACCCCCGCCCCGGCTGCCGGTTCGCGCCGCGCTGCCCCCGGGCTCAGGCCCGCTGCCGGCGGGAGGACCCCGACCTCGGGTCCGCGGGTCCGGACCCGGGGTCCGCAGACCCCGGGGGGCACCGCGCGGTCGCCTGTTTCCACCCCCTCGACCCCCTCGACAGCCCGCCGCCCGGGCCGGACATCCCGCAGGAGTCGTCGTGA